One window from the genome of Leptospira broomii serovar Hurstbridge str. 5399 encodes:
- a CDS encoding PP2C family protein-serine/threonine phosphatase: MNPYLLIPLFALFLNLYLFIYVIALKGRHKVVNFYLLYSADLSLWIISTILYWSFLPINWMTWVMRATSISWLLSGTLFLEFVFSFLSKNPNILLYLFRGFSIAIFPIALTTDWIVAGVERKYWGDIISPGIFYVTSLNLLIIAPAIYAVFLLFVESRGKASALRKQCFLLSLGTLLSSLMGYLTTILPRILLDGNLSFPPLSGSASVIQSVCIFIAIAKYGFLEIRLERIALQLYSKLREGVILLSQNGDLLYWNQSGREMLGLSANSPPPEKLDLSSYLEGFPVKPFARMDFRSKTPKVSAEASVLDIMLPSSQTRFLEVSRSEIPLSGRDKGHVFILRDVTDKKEASEKISLLYSRVVKDLDIAREVQNTITTQAFPESDKYKVYSYFRPYDHVGGDVLNCSETKDGCIEVLFADVSGHGISSAMVAAMASIAFSVVSRRGSPPKEGLLFTNDLLTSVVTQHFISAVYLKYDPSSRMLEYSYAGHHPGLLLRNGEAQEIPGKGGVLLAVGTPILEEYKIVLRPGDRVLFYSDGLFEVRGSKGVPMGNATLIEAVRKLSFQDSENLIRSLVSYSESFGDGVMTDDLTLFCLEIKG, translated from the coding sequence GTGAACCCTTATCTCCTAATTCCTCTATTTGCTCTCTTCTTAAATTTATACCTATTTATTTACGTCATTGCCTTAAAGGGAAGACATAAAGTGGTCAACTTCTATCTTCTTTATTCGGCGGATTTAAGCTTATGGATCATTTCGACCATCCTGTACTGGTCATTTCTCCCGATAAATTGGATGACCTGGGTAATGAGAGCTACGTCCATTTCTTGGCTGCTTTCCGGAACTCTATTTTTAGAATTCGTATTCTCTTTTTTATCAAAAAATCCTAATATTCTTTTATATTTATTCCGCGGGTTTTCCATAGCGATCTTCCCCATCGCCCTGACGACGGATTGGATTGTTGCAGGCGTAGAGCGAAAATACTGGGGGGATATTATTTCGCCGGGTATTTTTTACGTTACTAGCCTAAATCTATTGATTATCGCTCCGGCAATTTACGCAGTATTTTTACTTTTCGTCGAATCTCGGGGCAAGGCCTCGGCGCTGCGTAAACAATGTTTTTTACTTTCTTTAGGCACGCTCTTATCTTCGTTAATGGGTTATCTCACTACGATTCTTCCCCGGATTCTTTTAGACGGGAATTTGAGTTTTCCGCCTCTGAGCGGCAGCGCTTCGGTAATCCAATCCGTTTGTATATTCATCGCAATCGCCAAATATGGATTTTTGGAAATTAGATTGGAACGAATCGCATTACAACTTTATTCTAAGCTAAGAGAGGGCGTGATTCTCCTTTCCCAAAATGGAGACCTCCTCTATTGGAACCAAAGCGGTCGTGAAATGTTAGGTCTTTCCGCTAACAGTCCACCTCCCGAAAAATTGGATTTATCTTCGTATTTGGAAGGCTTCCCCGTCAAACCTTTCGCAAGAATGGACTTCAGAAGCAAGACGCCGAAAGTGTCCGCTGAAGCAAGCGTCCTCGATATTATGCTTCCGTCGTCTCAAACTAGATTTTTGGAGGTTTCTCGTTCGGAAATTCCTTTATCAGGGAGAGATAAGGGACATGTCTTTATTTTACGGGACGTTACTGATAAAAAGGAAGCTTCGGAGAAAATCAGCTTACTTTATTCAAGAGTGGTTAAAGATCTAGATATCGCTAGAGAGGTTCAGAATACGATCACCACCCAAGCGTTTCCTGAATCCGATAAATATAAAGTTTATTCCTATTTTCGTCCCTACGATCACGTCGGCGGGGACGTATTGAATTGTTCCGAAACGAAGGACGGCTGTATCGAAGTTTTGTTCGCGGACGTTTCCGGTCACGGGATTTCTTCCGCTATGGTGGCAGCTATGGCATCCATAGCGTTTAGTGTCGTTTCCAGAAGAGGATCCCCGCCGAAGGAAGGTCTTTTATTTACGAACGATTTGCTTACATCCGTAGTAACTCAGCATTTCATATCGGCCGTATATTTGAAGTACGACCCATCCTCAAGAATGCTTGAATATAGTTACGCAGGGCACCATCCCGGCTTACTTCTTAGAAACGGGGAAGCTCAGGAAATTCCCGGAAAGGGCGGAGTATTATTGGCGGTGGGAACTCCTATATTAGAAGAATATAAAATAGTATTAAGGCCGGGAGATCGGGTTTTATTTTATTCGGATGGATTATTCGAAGTCCGAGGATCGAAAGGTGTCCCGATGGGAAACGCTACTCTAATCGAAGCCGTTCGAAAATTATCCTTTCAGGACTCGGAAAACTTAATCCGTTCGTTGGTTTCATATTCCGAGTCCTTCGGAGACGGGGTCATGACAGACGATTTAACGCTCTTCTGTCTGGAAATTAAAGGTTAA